A genome region from Populus alba chromosome 5, ASM523922v2, whole genome shotgun sequence includes the following:
- the LOC118029918 gene encoding UPF0548 protein At2g17695: MVFLCWAKPSLQEQKDCLNKSDGFNYDSKYRGATSKHASSLNELSKDGFLINHARVLVGSGVETYEKGKLALENWRHFGFDWGFVDSKTPIRSGVKFCVCVKEFLPWVMMPLQIVYVNESRSSKKDMASFCFGGGTLQGHLLAGEERFSIEMDEKNQVWYEVLSFSKPAHFLSFIGYPYVRLRQKFFAHQSSNAVVKHVSGS, from the exons ATGGTTTTCTTGTGCTGGGCTAAGCCATCACTTCAAGAACAGAAGGATTGTCTAAACAA GTCAGATGGATTTAATTATGACTCGAAGTACAGGGGAGCTACTTCCAAACACGCGTCTTCTCTCAATGAGCTCTCAAAAGATGGTTTCTTGATTAACCATGCTCGTGTTTTAGTTGGTTCTGGTGTTGAGACTTATGAAAAGGGCAAGTTGGCTCTTGAAAATTGGAG GCATTTTGGGTTTGACTGGGGATTTGTTGATTCGAAGACTCCGATTCGAAGTGGAGTGAAGTTTTGTGTATGTGTAAAGGAGTTTTTGCCTTGGGTTATGATGCCTCTTCAGATTGTTTATGTAAATGAAAGCAGGAGTTCCAAGAAGGATATGGCTTCGTTTTGTTTCGGTGGCGGTACCCTTCAAGGTCACTTGCTG GCTGGGGAAGAGcgtttttcaattgaaatggaTGAGAAGAACCAAGTGTGGTACGAGGTCCTTTCCTTCTCAAAACCTGCACACTTTCTGTCATTTATCGGGTACCCATATGTTCGACTTAGGCAAAAGTTTTTTGCTCATCAGTCTAGCAATGCTGTTGTAAAACATGTGTCTGGTTCATAA
- the LOC118029919 gene encoding putative F-box protein At1g65770 — protein sequence MSQWADLPKELLDMISKCLDSRVDLVCFRAVCTSWRYSASSPSFDQEIPRLILKLPSPIHADAILMQTAVCRMELISKDPNSFSSFSKSWLVKVGESKYGKLQLLNPLTNYKIKYSPISVNFLDFKFVQLNKAFLLQQSRRFLVFGIIKVVPFPISASRSNMDGFGILAIYHEGKLGYWKYGDKEWTLLDYKNFQYDDIIVYREQFYVIDRWGTVYWIDSSLKVIQYSPPLYGCGGQKNLVESRGDLYVVDRYLDGERRTWKDYENVMDSLHRVRKLRKQSRPRAVDLRVYKLDEELATWVDVKSLDEQIFVLDTDCSFSISCREFNGGKGNCIYFVDGDDHAGRGLSASSIHVFQLEDRSIGKLDVMPEFSDIFWPPNMFDSSIQNNPGPDL from the coding sequence ATGTCCCAATGGGCAGATCTTCCAAAAGAACTGTTAGACATGATCAGCAAATGCTTAGATTCTCGAGTTGACTTAGTTTGCTTTCGTGCTGTCTGCACTTCATGGAGATACTCTGCCTCTTCACCTTCATTTGATCAAGAAATCCCTCGTTTAATTCTCAAGCTTCCTTCACCAATCCATGCAGATGCGATTCTCATGCAAACCGCCGTTTGTCGCATGGAACTTATAAGTAAAGATCCcaactccttctcttctttttcgaAATCTTGGTTGGTTAAAGTTGGAGAGTCAAAATATGGTAAACTGCAGCTTTTGAATCCacttacaaattataaaatcaagtaCTCTCCGATATCAgtgaattttcttgattttaagtTTGTACAGTTGAATAAAGCTTTCTTACTTCAACAGTCAAGACGGTTTCTTGTTTTCGGAATAATTAAGGTTGTTCCATTTCCTATCTCTGCAAGTCGTAGTAATATGGATGGATTTGGAATTTTGGCAATTTATCATGAAGGGAAATTAGGTTATTGGAAATATGGAGATAAGGAATGGACTTTGTTAGATTACAAGAATTTtcaatatgatgatattattgTGTACAGGGAgcagttttatgttattgataGATGGGGTACGGTTTATTGGATTGATTCATCATTGAAAGTGATTCAATACTCCCCTCCACTTTATGGTTGTGGAGGGCAGAAGAATTTGGTGGAGTCACGTGGAGATCTTTATGTTGTTGATAGGTATCTTGATGGAGAAAGGAGAACATGGAAAGATTATGAGAATGTTATGGACTCCTTACATCGTGTTAGGAAACTCAGGAAGCAAAGCAGACCCAGGGCTGTTGATCTGAGAGTTTATAAGCTGGACGAGGAGTTGGCTACCTGGGTTGATGTGAAATCTTTAGATGAACAAATCTTTGTCCTGGATACGGACTGTTCTTTCTCGATTTCGTGTAGAGAGTTTAATGGAGGTAAAGGGAATTGCATTTACTTCGTAGATGGTGATGATCACGCGGGTAGAGGATTAAGTGCTAGTAGCATTCATGTGTTTCAATTAGAGGATCGTAGCATTGGGAAACTCGATGTGATGCCGGAGTTCTCTGACATTTTCTGGCCACCCAACATGTTTGATTCCTCAATACAGAACAATCCTGGTCCAGATCTCTGA
- the LOC118029922 gene encoding putative F-box protein At1g65770: protein MEVDDGINHSWADLPEELLEMIRKRLDSRIDVYRFRAVCTSWRSSISLFYKQSPRVPLKLPKPIRAHAYLSQVTVCRVELVDDSEDSSSSSSMTWLTKVEESTYGDIQLLSPVSNRQLRTDSPGMMPKMLNLLNFRLVEITKACSLKLASGSPHGINKVVLLPSSTNRNTNEYGVLAIFHEGKLGYWRFDEEEWKFIDETNFHYDDIIVYRGQAYVVDRLGTVYWIDSSLNLIQYSPPLYGCGSQKSLVESDGDFYVVDRFFDGERRTWNELHNLSSDVAYPHRYLPLCRAKTVSIKVYKLDEEWGTWVNISSLGDKVFVLGNECSFSVSAREFSGREGNCIYFIDPFDASRHGELSGRDARVCDLSSGRISKVANFPGHSCMLWPPSNFYC from the coding sequence ATGGAGGTTGATGATGGTATTAATCATAGCTGGGCTGATCTTCCAGAAGAATTACTGGAAATGATTAGAAAACGCCTTGATTCTCGTATCGATGTGTACCGATTTCGTGCAGTTTGCACGTCATGGAGatcatcaatctctcttttctaCAAGCAGTCTCCTCGTGTGCCCCTTAAGCTCCCTAAACCAATCCGGGCACACGCCTATTTGTCTCAGGTCACAGTCTGCCGTGTCGAACTTGTTGATGATAGTGAGGATTCAAGCTCTTCGAGCTCCATGACCTGGTTGACTAAAGTTGAGGAGTCAACCTATGGAGATATCCAGCTTTTATCTCCGGTCTCAAACCGCCAATTGAGGACTGATTCTCCAGGCATGATGCCAAAGATGTTGAACTTGTTGAACTTTCGCTTGGTAGAAATAACTAAAGCATGTAGCCTTAAACTTGCTAGTGGAAGTCCTCATGGGATCAATAAAGTTGTGTTGCTTCCATCTTCTACTAATAGGAACACTAATGAGTATGGTGTTCTAGCAATCTTTCATGAAGGAAAACTGGGTTACTGGAGGTTCGATGAGGAGGAATGGAAGTTCATAGATGAAACAAATTTTCACTACGATGATATTATTGTTTACAGGGGACAAGCATATGTTGTTGATAGATTGGGGACTGTTTATTGGATTGATTCATCTTTGAATTTGATTCAATATTCGCCTCCGCTATATGGCTGTGGTAGCCAGAAGAGTTTGGTTGAGTCAGATGgtgatttttatgttgttgatAGGTTCTTCGACGGAGAGAGGAGAACTTGGAATGAACTTCACAATCTGAGTAGTGATGTCGCGTATCCACATAGGTATCTCCCACTTTGTCGAGCTAAGACGGTCAGTATTAAAGTGTATAAGCTTGATGAAGAGTGGGGTACTTGGGTGAATATAAGCTCGTTAGGGGACAAGGTTTTTGTCTTGGGTAATGAATGCAGTTTCTCTGTTTCAGCTAGAGAGTTTTCTGGGCGTGAAGGTAATTGTATATACTTCATAGATCCTTTCGATGCTAGTCGCCATGGGGAGCTGAGTGGCCGCGATGCTCGTGTATGTGATTTAAGTAGTGGTAGAATTAGCAAAGTAGCAAATTTTCCTGGCCATTCTTGCATGTTGTGGCCACCTTCAAATTTCTATTGTTGA
- the LOC118029921 gene encoding putative F-box protein At1g65770, whose protein sequence is MSQWADLPKELLEMISKRLDLRVEVLRFRAVCSSWRCSVSPPSFDQEIPPFFLKLPPPIRAPDPIFADAVLMQTTICRMEFLSNYSNSSCSLSNSSLVKVGESKHGKLQLFHPISNQETKESFISLNLLDLKFVQLSKACLLKWPGKTSVFGINKVVVFPLSGGCIDNCELGILAIYHEGKLGYWRYGDKEWTLLDDRNFEYDDIIVYKGQFYVVDRWGTVSWIDSSLKVIQYSPSLYGCGGQKNLVESRGDLYVVDRYLDGERRTWKDYENVMDTNGNPLRFSRLMRKARPMAVDFRVYKLDEEWGTWVNIKSLDDRIFILGIDCSFSVSCRDLSGGKGNCIYFYNSLYEGQGRSDGAIHVFRFEDHSIDNLAVIPEFSEIFWPAIIGSSA, encoded by the coding sequence ATGTCCCAATGGGCAGATCTTCCAAAAGAACTGTTAGAAATGATCAGCAAACGCTTAGATCTTCGTGTGGAAGTACTTCGCTTTCGTGCTGTCTGTTCATCATGGAGATGCTCTGTCTCTCCACCTTCATTTGATCAAGAAattcctcctttttttctcaAGCTTCCTCCACCCATTCGTGCTCCTGATCCCATCTTTGCAGATGCAGTTCTCATGCAAACTACCATATGTCGCATGGAGTTTCTAAGTAACTATTCAAACTCTTCCTGCTCTTTATCAAATTCTTCATTAGTTAAAGTTGGAGAGTCTAAACATGGTAAACTACAGCTTTTTCATCCAATTTCAAATCAAGAAACTAAGGAGTCGTTTATATCATTGAACTTGCTTGATCTTAAGTTTGTGCAATTAAGTAAAGCTTGTTTACTTAAGTGGCCAGGTAAGACATCTGTTTTTGGAATAAATAAGGTGGTTGTGTTTCCTCTTTCCGGGGGTTGTATTGATAATTGTGAGCTTGGAATTTTGGCCATCTATCATGAAGGAAAACTGGGTTATTGGAGATATGGAGATAAGGAATGGACTTTGTTAGATGATAGGAACTTTGAATATGACGATATTATTGTGTACAAGGGGCAGTTTTATGTTGTGGACCGATGGGGGACAGTTTCTTGGATTGACTCATCATTGAAGGTGATCCAATACTCACCTTCGCTTTATGGCTGCGGCGGGCAAAAGAATTTGGTGGAATCACGTGGAGATCTTTACGTTGTCGACAGGTATCTAGATGGAGAAAGGAGGACATGGAAAGATTATGAGAATGTTATGGATACCAATGGCAATCCTCTTCGTTTTTCGAGATTGATGCGTAAAGCCAGACCTATGGCTGTCGATTTTAGAGTTTACAAGCTGGATGAGGAATGGGGTACTTGGGTTAACATAAAATCTTTAGATGATAGAATCTTTATTTTGGGTATTGATTGTTCTTTCTCTGTTTCATGTAGAGATCTTAGTGGAGGTAAAGGGAATTGCATTTACTTCTATAATAGTCTTTATGAAGGTCAAGGAAGGAGTGACGGTGCCATTCATGTGTTTCGATTTGAGGATCATAGCATTGATAACCTTGCCGTGATTCCCGAGTTCTCTGAGATATTCTGGCCAGCCATCATTGGTTCCTCAGCATAA
- the LOC118029920 gene encoding putative F-box protein At1g65770, which produces MHKQKQPLIIIISIKVKPLFSEMTSIQWADLPKELLEMIGKRLDSRMDTLRFRAVCTSWTSSVSLPSSDQEIPPLIPNIPGPISYAPLFFQTTICRMDHVRKDPSSSSSSKSWLVKVGESNYGKLKLFNPLTNQEIKNSPMALNLLEFKFVELSKAFSLKSPRVYSVDGINKAVLFRVSANSSDENEFGILAIFHEVELAYWKNGAESWIILGGDENVQYDDITVCNERVYVVDRCGTVSWISPVLNVTQYYPSLYCFGGQKDLVECCGDLYVVDRYLEGERRRWVGIDGSDDQILPNEGFTPTHAPKAIDFRVYKMDEDWGKWIEVKSLDDKVFVLGMDCSFSVSCKEFNGVKGNCIYYMDGDDYAGSGLGGGSIHVFQLQDRSIHKLAVIPEFSEIFWPQSKVSSV; this is translated from the coding sequence ATGCATAAACAGAAGCAGCCTTTAATCATCATTATCTCCATCAAAGTCAAACCACTCTTCTCAGAAATGACGAGCATTCAATGGGCAGACCTTCCAAAAGAACTGTTAGAAATGATCGGCAAACGCTTAGATTCTCGTATGGACACACTTCGCTTTCGTGCTGTCTGTACTTCATGGACATCCTCTGTCTCCTTACCTTCATCGGATCAAGAAATCCCTCCTCTCATCCCCAACATTCCTGGCCCAATTTCTTATGCCCCGCTTTTCTTTCAGACCACGATCTGCCGCATGGACCATGTACGTAAAGATCCaagctcttcttcttcatcaaaatCATGGTTGGTTAAAGTTGGAGAGTCAAACTACGGTAAGTTAAAGCTTTTCAACCCGCTTACAAATCAAGAAATCAAGAATTCTCCTATGGCTTTGAACTTACTTGAATTCAAGTTTGTGGAGTTAAGTAAAGCTTTCTCACTTAAATCGCCTCGTGTCTATTCTGTTGATGGAATAAATAAAGCTGTTCTGTTTCGTGTCTCTGCAAATTCTAGTGATGAAAATGAGTTTGGGATTTTGGCTATTTTTCATGAAGTAGAGCTGGCTTATTGGAAAAACGGGGCTGAGAGTTGGATTATATTGGGTGGTGATGAGAATGTTCAATATGATGATATTACTGTGTGCAACGAGCGGGTTTATGTTGTTGACAGATGTGGGACGGTTTCTTGGATTAGTCCGGTGTTGAATGTGACTCAATATTACCCTTCGCTGTATTGCTTTGGCGGGCAGAAGGATTTGGTGGAGTGTTGTGGAGATCTTTATGTTGTTGATAGGTATCTtgaaggagaaagaagaagatgggTAGGTATTGATGGTAGCGATGATCAAATTCTACCTAATGAGGGATTCACCCCGACACATGCTCCTAAGGCGATCGATTTTAGAGTTTATAAAATGGATGAAGATTGGGGTAAATGGATTGAAGTCAAATCTTTAGATGACAAGGTCTTCGTTTTGGGGATGGATTGTTCCTTCTCAGTTTCGTGTAAAGAGTTTAATGGAGTTAAAGGGAACTGCATTTACTACATGGATGGTGATGATTACGCGGGCAGTGGACTAGGTGGTGGGAGCATTCATGTGTTTCAATTACAAGATCGTAGCATTCACAAACTTGCAGTGATTCCCGAGTTCTCCGAGATATTCTGGCCTCAAAGCAAAGTGTCCTCTGTGTAA